A window of the Streptomyces albireticuli genome harbors these coding sequences:
- a CDS encoding AAA family ATPase, translated as MTTLLDRQRELDLISEALESAEGASGSLLVVTGGLGTGKTTLLRALRPLAERRGTQVLSASAALLEQDFAFGVVSQLLEPLLPDAAEAARDPAGAAAPEPHGELLALAADRAARTPLLLLVDDLQWADAPSLRWLGHLAKRIAHLRITAVVALREGDPRGEEPRVHEITDRAARVLRPDPLSPQSTAELVAARFGRPADPAYLTACHEVGAGNPLFLTAALDALAGTGGPDAERAHTVRTTPLPSLRERLLAALRTQPAPVQAMAKALAVLDGHTDLELAGRLAGLDETGRDAAIRSLRRLGLLAPADGPRFVHRAVREAVEDAMTPAEHEDSHIYAALLLHGAGHPAEQAAAQLLEATSCQDGWAIEVLRSAATAAMRRGAPEDAARYLRRALLGSTPAGPDRAALLVDLATVERAFDPPAAIRHISQALLLIPTATQRAKAAARIPPSQLGGCPSPSVDVVCKVAGELGDATLIAGEDRELALRLEARLRHIAVAGPGRLLTCADRLRALGPTPPLGTAAERELVTVLLHGATMTQSMTAAEVGPLANRVLQYEPATPDHVYSALPLLPHILIAADSVEVIGPWLRTAQDRARRENAVVPQGVIGIELTQVLLAQGRLEEARAQATEALALGVTGWATLQSMIGIVLVAIESRDAELTRSLLEFRREGASQGHQPSSLQLLRGSMAAAVGDLPTALEYFLDWGRAAERADWRNPAVFPWRAWAAGLHYRMGHATRAQELIEEEYARARAWGTPVAIGRALRMRGAVTEGERGLELLRESLDVLEGAVNGMERARTSVLLGRRLRAAGRADAEIQLRRGREQALASGVPWLADRAARELQAMARRASPLDVEALTRTERRVAGLAAHGVSNRDIAERLDVSSRAVEKHLTHAYRKLNVSGRAELVGLAHLLPDGTADAPRTAVRPPAANRTEPKRRGTPG; from the coding sequence ATGACCACCCTGCTCGACCGGCAGCGTGAACTCGACCTGATCTCCGAGGCGCTGGAGTCCGCCGAGGGGGCGAGCGGCTCCCTGCTCGTCGTCACCGGTGGCCTCGGCACCGGCAAGACCACCCTGCTGCGCGCCCTGCGGCCGCTGGCCGAACGGCGCGGCACCCAGGTCCTCAGCGCCAGCGCCGCCCTCCTGGAACAGGACTTCGCCTTCGGCGTCGTCAGCCAGCTCCTCGAACCCCTGCTGCCCGACGCCGCGGAAGCGGCCCGCGACCCGGCCGGGGCCGCCGCCCCGGAACCGCACGGCGAACTCCTCGCCCTGGCCGCCGACCGCGCCGCCCGCACCCCCCTGCTGCTGCTCGTCGACGACCTCCAGTGGGCCGACGCCCCCTCCCTGCGCTGGCTCGGCCACCTCGCCAAGCGGATCGCCCACCTGCGCATCACCGCCGTCGTCGCCCTGCGCGAGGGCGACCCCCGCGGCGAGGAGCCGCGCGTCCACGAGATCACCGACCGCGCCGCCCGTGTGCTGCGCCCCGACCCGCTCTCGCCGCAGAGCACGGCCGAGCTCGTGGCCGCCCGCTTCGGCCGCCCCGCCGACCCCGCCTACCTGACCGCCTGTCACGAGGTGGGCGCCGGCAACCCGCTGTTCCTCACCGCCGCCCTCGACGCCCTCGCCGGCACCGGGGGACCGGACGCCGAACGCGCCCACACCGTCCGCACCACCCCGCTGCCGTCCCTGCGCGAACGGCTCCTCGCCGCCCTGCGCACCCAGCCCGCCCCCGTCCAGGCCATGGCCAAGGCGCTGGCCGTCCTCGACGGCCACACCGATCTGGAGCTGGCCGGCCGGCTCGCCGGCCTGGACGAGACCGGCCGCGACGCGGCGATCCGCTCCCTGCGCCGCCTCGGGCTGCTCGCCCCGGCCGACGGACCCCGCTTCGTCCACCGGGCCGTACGGGAGGCCGTCGAGGACGCGATGACCCCCGCGGAACACGAGGACAGCCACATCTACGCGGCCCTCCTGCTGCACGGCGCGGGCCACCCCGCCGAACAGGCCGCCGCCCAGCTCCTGGAGGCGACCTCCTGCCAGGACGGCTGGGCCATCGAGGTGCTGCGCTCCGCCGCCACCGCCGCGATGCGCCGCGGCGCCCCCGAGGACGCCGCCCGCTATCTGCGCCGGGCCCTGCTGGGCAGCACCCCCGCCGGCCCCGACCGGGCGGCCCTGCTCGTCGACCTCGCCACCGTCGAGCGGGCCTTCGACCCGCCCGCCGCCATCCGCCACATCTCCCAGGCCCTGCTGCTCATCCCGACCGCCACCCAGCGCGCCAAGGCCGCCGCCCGCATCCCTCCCTCCCAGCTCGGCGGCTGCCCGTCGCCCTCCGTCGACGTGGTCTGCAAGGTCGCCGGCGAACTCGGCGACGCCACGCTGATCGCCGGCGAGGACCGCGAACTGGCCCTGCGTCTGGAGGCCCGGCTGCGCCACATCGCGGTCGCCGGCCCCGGCCGGCTCCTCACCTGCGCCGACCGGCTGCGCGCCCTCGGCCCCACGCCCCCGCTCGGCACCGCCGCCGAACGCGAGCTCGTCACCGTCCTCCTGCACGGCGCCACCATGACCCAGAGCATGACCGCCGCGGAGGTCGGACCGCTCGCGAACCGCGTCCTCCAGTACGAGCCCGCCACCCCGGACCACGTCTACTCGGCCCTGCCCCTGCTGCCCCACATCCTCATCGCCGCCGACTCCGTCGAGGTCATCGGCCCCTGGCTGCGCACCGCGCAGGACCGGGCCCGCCGGGAGAACGCCGTCGTGCCCCAGGGCGTCATCGGCATCGAACTCACCCAGGTGCTGCTGGCCCAGGGCCGCCTGGAGGAGGCCCGCGCCCAGGCCACCGAGGCGCTCGCCCTCGGGGTCACGGGCTGGGCGACCCTCCAGTCGATGATCGGCATCGTGCTCGTCGCCATCGAGAGCCGCGACGCCGAACTGACCCGCAGCCTCCTGGAGTTCCGCCGCGAGGGCGCCTCCCAAGGGCACCAGCCCTCCAGCCTCCAGCTGCTGCGCGGCTCCATGGCCGCGGCCGTCGGAGACCTGCCCACCGCCCTGGAGTACTTCCTCGACTGGGGGCGGGCCGCCGAGCGCGCCGACTGGCGCAACCCCGCGGTCTTCCCCTGGCGGGCCTGGGCGGCCGGCCTCCACTACCGCATGGGGCACGCCACCCGGGCCCAGGAGCTCATCGAGGAGGAGTACGCGCGGGCCCGCGCCTGGGGGACACCCGTGGCGATCGGCCGCGCCCTGCGGATGCGGGGCGCCGTCACCGAGGGGGAACGGGGCCTGGAACTGCTGCGGGAATCCCTGGACGTCCTGGAGGGCGCCGTCAACGGCATGGAGCGGGCCCGCACCTCCGTGCTCCTCGGCAGGCGGCTGCGCGCGGCCGGCCGGGCCGACGCCGAGATCCAGCTGCGCCGGGGCCGGGAGCAGGCGCTGGCCTCCGGCGTGCCCTGGCTCGCCGACCGGGCCGCGCGCGAGCTCCAGGCCATGGCCCGCCGCGCCAGCCCGCTGGACGTGGAGGCGCTCACCCGCACCGAGCGCAGGGTCGCCGGGCTCGCCGCGCACGGCGTCTCCAACCGGGACATCGCCGAACGCCTCGACGTCAGCTCACGGGCCGTCGAGAAGCACCTGACACACGCGTACCGGAAGCTGAACGTCAGCGGCCGCGCCGAACTCGTGGGCCTGGCCCACCTGCTGCCCGACGGCACCGCGGACGCCCCCCGTACCGCAGTGCGGCCCCCCGCGGCGAACCGTACCGAACCGAAGCGCCGCGGTACCCCCGGGTAG
- a CDS encoding cytochrome P450 gives MTGAAPAVFSTVRENHFDPPAATRTAREHAPLTRVAFADGHLGWLVTADATARAVLSDPRFGTRGGPEHPAVPRATVLADPPAAPAGTPAPPGGPGHRRYRELLAGQFTDRRLRLLTEWTRKAAEERLDVMERAGSPADLFEHFALPVSSLVLCELLGVPHADRERFRHDAAVWSGHGASTEEVTAAFADLGAYLHGLVLRKRAVPGDDVLSGLVHGGDGLTDEELTSLALLLLLAGLETTAGQLALGVLALLRHPAQLAALRADPSLTEGAVEELLRYVSVVHHGPTRVALEDAGIDGVPVRKGEVVMVSLPAANRDPARYADPDALDVTRHAAGHLAFGHGVHRCLGRQLARVELRAGIDAVLRRFPGLRLAVPADAIPPRHDTQVYGVQRMPVAW, from the coding sequence ATGACCGGGGCCGCACCGGCGGTTTTCTCGACCGTCCGCGAGAACCACTTCGACCCGCCGGCGGCCACGCGGACCGCACGGGAGCACGCACCCCTCACCCGTGTGGCGTTCGCCGACGGGCACCTCGGCTGGCTGGTCACCGCGGACGCCACCGCCCGTGCCGTGTTATCCGACCCCCGCTTCGGCACCCGGGGCGGACCCGAACACCCCGCGGTGCCGCGCGCGACGGTCCTGGCCGACCCCCCGGCGGCCCCCGCCGGAACGCCCGCCCCACCCGGCGGCCCCGGCCACCGGCGCTACCGCGAGCTGCTCGCCGGCCAGTTCACCGACCGGCGCCTGCGTCTCCTGACCGAGTGGACCCGGAAGGCCGCCGAGGAGCGGCTGGACGTCATGGAGCGCGCCGGCTCACCGGCCGACCTCTTCGAGCACTTCGCGCTCCCGGTCTCCTCCCTCGTCCTCTGCGAGCTGCTCGGCGTGCCCCACGCGGACCGGGAGCGGTTCCGGCACGACGCCGCGGTGTGGAGCGGCCACGGCGCCTCCACCGAGGAGGTCACGGCGGCCTTCGCCGACCTCGGCGCCTACCTCCACGGGCTGGTCCTCCGCAAGCGCGCCGTGCCCGGCGACGACGTCCTCAGCGGCCTGGTCCACGGCGGGGACGGCCTCACCGACGAGGAACTCACCTCGCTCGCCCTCCTCCTGCTCCTCGCCGGCCTGGAGACGACCGCCGGCCAGCTCGCGCTCGGCGTCCTCGCGCTCCTCCGGCACCCCGCGCAGCTCGCCGCGCTGCGCGCCGACCCCTCGCTGACCGAAGGCGCGGTGGAGGAGCTGCTGCGCTACGTCAGCGTCGTCCACCACGGCCCCACCCGCGTCGCCCTGGAGGACGCCGGGATCGACGGCGTGCCGGTGCGGAAGGGCGAGGTCGTCATGGTCTCGCTGCCGGCGGCCAACCGCGACCCCGCCCGCTACGCCGACCCCGACGCCCTCGACGTCACCCGGCACGCCGCCGGCCACCTGGCCTTCGGCCACGGCGTCCACCGGTGCCTCGGCCGGCAGCTCGCCCGCGTCGAGCTGCGCGCCGGCATCGACGCGGTGCTGCGCCGCTTCCCCGGCCTGCGCCTGGCCGTCCCGGCGGACGCGATCCCGCCGCGGCACGACACGCAGGTCTACGGCGTCCAGCGGATGCCGGTCGCCTGGTAG
- a CDS encoding GMC oxidoreductase — MAALSAAALAGATTISAAPRAAAAGKAVAGGTFVPAVVIGTGYGAAVSALRLGEAGVSTLMLEMGQLWNQPGPDGNVFSGMLKPDKRSSWFKTRTEAPLGSFLWLDLANRDIDPYAGVLDRVNFDQMSVYVGRGVGGGSLVNGGMAVTPRRSYFEEVLPQVDAAEMYDRYFPRANSTLRVGNIDKKWFEETEWYKFARVSREQASKAGLSTTFVPNVYDWEYMKREAEGSVPKSALDAEVIYGNNHGKVSLDKSYLAAALGTGKVTIETLHQVKTIRQQKDGNYLLTVEQKDADGKLLATKEISCRHLFLGAGSLGSTELLLRARETGALPNLSSEIGAGWGPNGNIMTARANHMWNPTGTKQSSIPALGIDDWDNPDAPVFAEIAPMPAGLETWVSLYLAITKNPQRGTFVYDAAKDRADLRWTREQNAPAVAAAKSLFDRINKANTTIYRYDLFGKQLKAFADDFCYHPLGGCVLGKATDDYGRVAGYKNLYVTDGALIPGSIGVNPFVTITALAERNIERVIKQDVVAK; from the coding sequence ATGGCCGCCCTCAGCGCGGCGGCCCTCGCGGGCGCGACCACCATCTCCGCGGCCCCGCGCGCCGCCGCCGCGGGCAAGGCGGTGGCCGGCGGCACCTTCGTGCCCGCCGTCGTCATCGGCACCGGCTACGGCGCGGCCGTCTCCGCGCTGCGCCTCGGCGAGGCCGGCGTCAGCACGCTGATGCTGGAGATGGGCCAGCTGTGGAACCAGCCGGGCCCGGACGGCAACGTCTTCAGCGGGATGCTCAAGCCCGACAAGCGCTCCAGCTGGTTCAAGACCCGCACGGAGGCCCCGCTCGGCTCCTTCCTGTGGCTGGACCTCGCCAACCGGGACATCGACCCCTACGCGGGCGTCCTGGACCGGGTGAACTTCGACCAGATGTCCGTGTACGTGGGGCGCGGCGTCGGCGGCGGCTCGCTCGTCAACGGCGGCATGGCGGTGACGCCCCGGCGTTCGTACTTCGAGGAAGTGCTGCCCCAGGTCGACGCCGCCGAGATGTACGACCGGTACTTCCCGCGCGCCAACTCGACCCTCCGCGTCGGCAACATCGACAAGAAGTGGTTCGAGGAGACCGAGTGGTACAAGTTCGCCCGCGTCTCGCGTGAGCAGGCGTCGAAGGCGGGTCTGAGCACCACCTTCGTGCCCAACGTCTACGACTGGGAGTACATGAAGCGCGAGGCCGAGGGCTCGGTGCCCAAGTCCGCGCTGGACGCCGAGGTCATCTACGGCAACAACCACGGCAAGGTCTCGCTCGACAAGAGCTACCTGGCCGCGGCCCTGGGCACCGGCAAGGTCACCATCGAGACCCTGCACCAGGTCAAGACGATCCGTCAGCAGAAGGACGGCAACTACCTGCTGACCGTCGAGCAGAAGGACGCCGACGGCAAGCTGCTGGCGACCAAGGAGATCTCCTGCCGCCACCTCTTCCTCGGCGCCGGCAGCCTCGGCTCCACCGAGCTGCTGCTGCGGGCCCGGGAGACCGGCGCCCTGCCGAACCTCAGCTCCGAGATCGGCGCCGGCTGGGGCCCCAACGGCAACATCATGACCGCCCGCGCCAACCACATGTGGAACCCCACGGGCACCAAGCAGTCCTCGATACCCGCCCTGGGCATCGACGACTGGGACAACCCGGACGCCCCGGTCTTCGCCGAGATCGCGCCCATGCCGGCCGGCCTGGAGACCTGGGTCAGCCTCTACCTGGCGATCACCAAGAACCCCCAGCGCGGCACCTTCGTCTACGACGCCGCCAAGGACCGGGCGGACCTGCGCTGGACCCGGGAGCAGAACGCCCCCGCCGTCGCCGCCGCGAAGTCGCTGTTCGACCGCATCAACAAGGCCAACACCACGATCTACCGGTACGACCTCTTCGGCAAGCAGCTCAAGGCCTTCGCCGACGACTTCTGCTACCACCCGCTCGGCGGCTGCGTCCTCGGCAAGGCCACCGACGACTACGGCCGGGTCGCCGGCTACAAGAACCTCTACGTCACCGACGGCGCCCTGATCCCCGGCTCCATCGGCGTCAACCCGTTCGTGACGATCACCGCGCTCGCCGAGCGCAACATCGAGCGCGTCATCAAGCAGGACGTGGTCGCCAAGTAA
- a CDS encoding thioesterase II family protein gives MIDKTEDNGLWIRRFHPRPDSGVRLACLPHAGGSASFFFPVSQAMPQSVDVLCVQYPGRQDRRKEPLIDNIPDLADRVFEALLPWADKPLALFGHSMGASVAFEVARRFEREKGTVLAGIFASGRRAPSAHRHETVHLRDDDGLIAEMKGLSGTDTKVLGDEELLRMVLPAIRADYRAAETYVYEPGDPVRCPVVALTGDDDPKVTLAESKAWGEHTEGPFDFHVFDGGHFFLANHQAAINKLIVDRLGA, from the coding sequence GTGATCGACAAGACCGAGGACAACGGCCTCTGGATCCGCAGGTTCCACCCGCGTCCGGACAGCGGCGTCCGGCTGGCGTGCCTGCCCCACGCGGGCGGTTCCGCGAGCTTCTTCTTCCCGGTGTCCCAGGCGATGCCGCAGTCCGTGGACGTGCTGTGCGTCCAGTACCCGGGCCGCCAGGACCGCCGCAAGGAACCGCTCATAGACAACATCCCCGACCTCGCCGACCGGGTGTTCGAGGCGCTGCTGCCCTGGGCGGACAAGCCGCTGGCCCTGTTCGGGCACAGCATGGGCGCGTCGGTCGCGTTCGAGGTCGCCCGGCGCTTCGAGCGGGAGAAGGGCACGGTCCTCGCCGGCATCTTCGCCTCGGGCCGCCGCGCGCCGTCCGCCCACCGCCACGAGACCGTCCACCTGCGCGACGACGACGGCCTCATCGCCGAGATGAAGGGCCTGAGCGGCACCGACACCAAGGTCCTCGGCGACGAGGAGCTGCTGCGGATGGTCCTCCCGGCCATCCGCGCCGACTACCGCGCCGCCGAGACGTACGTCTACGAGCCGGGGGACCCGGTGCGCTGCCCGGTCGTCGCCCTCACGGGTGACGACGACCCGAAGGTGACCCTGGCGGAGTCGAAGGCGTGGGGCGAGCACACGGAGGGGCCGTTCGACTTCCATGTGTTCGACGGCGGGCACTTCTTCCTGGCGAACCACCAGGCGGCGATCAACAAGCTGATCGTGGACCGTCTGGGCGCGTAG
- a CDS encoding LysR substrate-binding domain-containing protein, whose product MLDVSTRRLRCFLALAEELSFTRAAGRVRLAQQALSLQIRKLEEGLGVRLFERTTRQVSLTAAGAALLPEARRVVGAWEHALAVLDECRREAVTLRLGFVAGAALELTGPILDEFARRRPEVSLVQREFHRDDPSAGLGRGLVDVAFVRPPFGTAGLCLRELLVEPRVAGLRASHPLAGRESLSVRDLRDLPVVAVPHPDPVFSDFWTLTRPGDGAGHGGPRRVTMEAATPAEELMLVTTGQAFTVTALSAARYTPHPEIRYVPVRDIEGSALAVARRRDTDSELVEDFVASALAVRNREQAVVRAIRGETE is encoded by the coding sequence GTGCTGGATGTGAGTACGCGCCGTCTCCGCTGCTTCCTCGCCCTCGCCGAGGAGCTCAGCTTCACCCGGGCCGCGGGCCGGGTGCGGCTGGCCCAGCAGGCGCTCAGCCTCCAGATCCGCAAGCTGGAGGAGGGCCTCGGCGTGCGGCTCTTCGAGCGCACGACCCGGCAGGTGTCGCTCACGGCGGCGGGCGCCGCGCTGCTGCCGGAGGCGCGGCGGGTGGTCGGCGCGTGGGAGCACGCGCTGGCGGTGCTGGACGAGTGCCGGCGGGAGGCGGTGACGCTGCGGCTCGGGTTCGTCGCGGGCGCGGCCCTGGAGCTGACGGGCCCGATCCTGGACGAGTTCGCCCGCCGCCGCCCGGAAGTCTCTCTGGTCCAGCGGGAGTTCCACCGGGACGACCCGTCGGCGGGGCTGGGCCGCGGCCTGGTCGACGTGGCGTTCGTCCGGCCGCCCTTCGGGACCGCGGGCCTGTGTCTGCGGGAGCTGCTGGTCGAGCCCCGGGTGGCGGGCCTGCGGGCGTCCCATCCGCTCGCCGGGCGGGAGTCCCTCTCCGTCCGGGACCTGCGGGACCTGCCCGTCGTGGCGGTCCCGCACCCGGACCCGGTGTTCAGCGACTTCTGGACGCTGACCCGGCCCGGCGACGGCGCCGGGCACGGCGGCCCGCGCCGGGTCACCATGGAGGCGGCGACGCCCGCCGAGGAACTGATGCTGGTCACGACGGGCCAGGCCTTCACCGTCACGGCGCTGTCGGCCGCCCGTTACACACCCCACCCCGAGATCCGTTACGTGCCCGTCCGCGACATCGAGGGCTCGGCCCTGGCCGTCGCCCGGCGCCGGGACACCGACTCGGAGCTCGTCGAGGACTTCGTCGCGAGCGCGCTGGCCGTGCGGAACCGCGAGCAGGCGGTCGTACGGGCGATCCGCGGCGAGACGGAGTGA
- a CDS encoding alpha/beta hydrolase family protein translates to MLRTSTSRRSFVAAALLMTLAAAPVTSAVAAPSSSAPARATAEVPAPTTRAPIGTRTLHLVDPSRPDPWKPAAGSRELMVTMWYPALPSRGEKAPYASKALSRQILGTEALGDVRAHAVTDARPAPKARPLVVLSPGFGMSRLTLTALGEDLASRGYAVAAVDHTYEAAVEFPGGRMETCLICGKPDTGAVVRNRSKDLRFVLDQLTRPGAVPRVDARRIGVAGHSIGGASAVEVMRDDPRVDAAVNLDGNFFTEPPAAGLRKPVLLLGAQRGASPEFQENWEQTWSHLTGWKRWLDVPDGGHLTFTDAPWIVDRFGLPAQLPEKDRPGALGTLAASKATSLTRDYVAAFFDRQLRGVPSPLLDRPSARHPEVTFLK, encoded by the coding sequence ATGTTGAGGACATCCACCTCGCGGCGGTCGTTCGTGGCCGCCGCGCTGCTCATGACCCTTGCCGCCGCACCCGTGACCTCCGCCGTCGCCGCGCCGTCGTCGTCCGCACCCGCCCGCGCCACCGCCGAGGTACCCGCCCCCACCACACGCGCCCCGATCGGGACCAGGACGCTGCACCTGGTCGACCCGTCGCGCCCGGACCCGTGGAAGCCCGCCGCGGGCTCCCGGGAACTCATGGTCACCATGTGGTACCCGGCCCTGCCCTCGCGCGGGGAGAAGGCGCCGTACGCGTCGAAGGCGCTGTCCCGTCAGATCCTCGGCACCGAGGCGCTCGGCGACGTGCGCGCCCACGCCGTGACCGACGCGCGCCCGGCGCCGAAGGCCCGGCCGCTGGTCGTGCTGTCCCCGGGCTTCGGGATGAGCCGCCTCACCCTCACCGCGCTCGGCGAGGACCTGGCGTCCCGCGGCTACGCCGTGGCCGCCGTCGACCACACCTACGAGGCCGCCGTGGAGTTCCCCGGCGGGCGCATGGAGACCTGCCTGATCTGCGGGAAGCCCGACACCGGCGCCGTCGTCCGCAACCGCAGCAAGGACCTTCGCTTCGTGCTGGACCAGCTCACCCGCCCCGGCGCGGTGCCGCGCGTCGACGCCCGGCGCATCGGCGTCGCCGGGCACTCCATCGGCGGCGCGAGCGCCGTCGAGGTGATGCGCGACGACCCGCGCGTGGACGCCGCGGTCAACCTCGACGGCAACTTCTTCACCGAGCCGCCCGCCGCCGGCCTGCGCAAGCCGGTCCTGCTGCTGGGCGCGCAGCGCGGCGCGTCGCCGGAGTTCCAGGAGAACTGGGAGCAGACCTGGAGCCACCTGACCGGCTGGAAGCGCTGGCTCGACGTGCCCGACGGCGGGCACCTCACCTTCACCGACGCCCCCTGGATCGTGGACCGCTTCGGCCTGCCGGCCCAGCTCCCCGAGAAGGACCGCCCGGGCGCCCTCGGCACCCTGGCAGCCTCCAAGGCCACGTCCCTCACCAGGGATTACGTGGCCGCCTTCTTCGACCGTCAGCTGCGCGGCGTGCCGAGCCCGCTGCTCGACCGGCCGTCCGCCCGGCACCCCGAGGTGACCTTCCTCAAGTAG
- a CDS encoding alpha/beta hydrolase, which produces MSRTRIRIGTRKARWTRAGVTGAAAVAIAAALCPAATAARPAAAVPAPVPERYTAQRLVWEPCAPGATLECAPMTVPRDWHHPGAGADLTVRVSRQRAADPARRRGTLLMAAGGPGGEGLIRPTGFVKAAPKIAEVYDVVGFDQRGVGRSTRVSCQDDAEFADFFAGDFRDRSPAALRRVLDNSRKFVAGCQARSGDLLPYLTTEQTARDVDLYRALLGERKISYYGPSYASKLGATYATLFPRHVERVVLDSNIAFDGTWEEFEKGQPMSFQRRFEEDFLPWLARYDDVYHYGRTPAEAKARWEERRRALGARPLTIGGGRTLAPNQFDNGAILALYKGGTFPLLAGALAALDHWDTATDEERRNVDLIFGRYLSKEFLAEFFSVTCNDTPWTRDTAQWVRQTAEDAARYPLMGARALAFAATCAAWPAGTAPRVDVTGEGLPPVLMLNSLHDPATYYEGARRAHRALRGSRLVTVTGGDHGQYLEKNACVDAIVDRYLLTGAAPDRDTTCAATPLPVPAGHTAR; this is translated from the coding sequence ATGTCCCGGACCAGGATCAGGATCGGCACCAGGAAGGCGCGGTGGACCCGCGCCGGCGTGACCGGCGCGGCGGCGGTGGCGATCGCCGCCGCGCTGTGCCCGGCGGCCACCGCCGCCCGGCCCGCCGCGGCCGTGCCCGCGCCCGTGCCGGAGCGCTACACCGCGCAGCGGCTCGTGTGGGAGCCCTGCGCGCCCGGCGCCACGCTGGAGTGCGCGCCGATGACCGTCCCGCGCGACTGGCACCACCCCGGTGCCGGTGCCGACCTCACCGTGCGGGTGTCGCGGCAGCGGGCCGCCGACCCGGCGCGGCGGCGCGGCACGCTGCTGATGGCGGCCGGCGGGCCCGGTGGCGAGGGGCTGATCCGGCCCACGGGCTTCGTCAAGGCGGCGCCGAAGATCGCCGAGGTCTACGACGTGGTGGGCTTCGACCAGCGCGGCGTGGGCCGCAGCACCCGGGTGAGCTGCCAGGACGACGCCGAGTTCGCGGACTTCTTCGCCGGCGACTTCCGGGACCGCTCGCCCGCCGCCCTCCGCCGCGTGCTGGACAACTCCCGGAAGTTCGTGGCCGGCTGCCAGGCCCGCAGCGGCGACCTGCTGCCGTACCTCACGACCGAGCAGACCGCCCGCGACGTCGACCTGTACCGCGCCCTGCTCGGCGAGCGGAAGATCTCCTACTACGGGCCCTCCTACGCCTCGAAGCTCGGCGCGACCTACGCCACCCTCTTCCCCCGGCACGTCGAACGCGTCGTCCTCGACAGCAACATCGCCTTCGACGGCACCTGGGAGGAGTTCGAGAAGGGGCAGCCGATGAGCTTCCAGCGCCGGTTCGAGGAGGACTTCCTGCCCTGGCTGGCGCGGTACGACGACGTGTACCACTACGGGCGCACCCCGGCCGAGGCCAAGGCCAGGTGGGAGGAGCGCCGCCGCGCCCTGGGCGCGCGGCCGCTGACGATCGGCGGCGGCAGGACGCTCGCGCCCAACCAGTTCGACAACGGCGCGATCCTGGCCCTCTACAAGGGCGGGACGTTCCCCCTGCTCGCGGGCGCGCTCGCCGCGCTCGACCACTGGGACACGGCGACGGACGAGGAGCGGCGGAACGTCGACCTGATCTTCGGCCGCTACCTCAGCAAGGAGTTCCTCGCCGAGTTCTTCTCGGTCACCTGCAACGACACCCCGTGGACCCGGGACACCGCCCAGTGGGTGCGGCAGACCGCCGAGGACGCCGCCAGGTACCCGCTCATGGGCGCCCGCGCGCTCGCCTTCGCCGCGACCTGCGCGGCCTGGCCGGCCGGCACGGCGCCGCGCGTCGACGTCACGGGCGAGGGGCTGCCGCCGGTCCTGATGCTCAACTCCCTCCACGACCCGGCCACCTACTACGAGGGCGCCCGGCGCGCCCACCGGGCGCTGCGCGGCTCGCGCCTGGTCACCGTCACCGGCGGCGACCACGGCCAGTACCTGGAGAAGAACGCCTGCGTGGACGCGATCGTCGACCGCTACCTCCTCACCGGCGCCGCACCGGACCGTGACACCACCTGCGCGGCGACCCCGCTGCCCGTACCGGCGGGGCACACCGCCCGCTAG